In Fundulus heteroclitus isolate FHET01 chromosome 8, MU-UCD_Fhet_4.1, whole genome shotgun sequence, a genomic segment contains:
- the pitpnb gene encoding phosphatidylinositol transfer protein beta isoform isoform X1, protein MTKMVLIKEYRVVLPVSVEEYQVGQLYSVAEASKNETGGGEGIEVLKNEPYEKEGEKGQYTHKIYHLKSKVPGYVKMIAPEGALVFHEKAWNAYPYCRTIVTNEYMKDDFMIKIETWHKPDMGTVENVHDLDEETWRTVDVVRIDIANKDEVSPGDYKPEEDPALFHSAKTGRGPLGPDWKNELKPDCPYMCAYKLVTVKFRWWGLQTKVENFIHRQEKRIFTNFHRQLFCWIDKWVGLTMEDIRRMEEETQKELEELRKTGPIRGTSAAHEQ, encoded by the exons ATGACGAAGATGGTGCTCATCAAGGAATA CCGTGTCGTGTTGCCGGTCTCTGTTGAAGAG TATCAAGTAGGGCAGCTGTACTCTGTGGCCGAGGCCAGCAAGAATgagacaggaggaggagagggcaTTGAAGTGCTGAAGAATGAGCCGTACGAGAAGGAAGGGGAGAAGGGACAATATACACACAAAATCTATCATCTAAAGAG TAAAGTTCCTGGCTATGTGAAGATGATCGCACCAGAGGGAGCATTAGTTTTTCACGAAAAAGCTTGGAATGCTTACCCCTACTGTCGCACTA TTGTGACG AATGAGTACATGAAAGACGACTTTATGATAAAGATCGAGACGTGGCACAAACCCGACATGGGAACAGTAGAAAAC GTCCATGACCTGGATGAGGAGACATGGAGGACCGTGGACGTGGTGCGCATAGATATTGCAAACAAAGACGAAGTGTCGCCAGGG GACTACAAGCCAGAAGAAGATCCTGCCCTTTTCCACTCTGCCAAGACAGGCAGAGGACCTCTAGGTCCCGATTGGAAG AACGAGCTGAAGCCAGATTGTCCTTACATGTGTGCATATAAACTGGTCACTGTCAAGTTCCGATGGTGGGGTCTGCAGACCAAAGTGGAAAACTTCATCCACAGG caAGAAAAGCGAATTTTCACCAACTTCCACCGTCAGCTGTTCTGCTGGATTGACAAATGGGTGGGTTTGACCATGGAGGACATCCGGCGGATGGAGGAGGAAACCCAGAAAGAGCTAGAGGAG CTGCGTAAAACAGGTCCGATTCGAGGCACCAGTGCTGCTCATGAGCAGTGA
- the pitpnb gene encoding phosphatidylinositol transfer protein beta isoform isoform X2, with the protein MTKMVLIKEYRVVLPVSVEEYQVGQLYSVAEASKNETGGGEGIEVLKNEPYEKEGEKGQYTHKIYHLKSKVPGYVKMIAPEGALVFHEKAWNAYPYCRTIVTNEYMKDDFMIKIETWHKPDMGTVENVHDLDEETWRTVDVVRIDIANKDEVSPGDYKPEEDPALFHSAKTGRGPLGPDWKNELKPDCPYMCAYKLVTVKFRWWGLQTKVENFIHRQEKRIFTNFHRQLFCWIDKWVGLTMEDIRRMEEETQKELEEMRQKGDVRGTTATDE; encoded by the exons ATGACGAAGATGGTGCTCATCAAGGAATA CCGTGTCGTGTTGCCGGTCTCTGTTGAAGAG TATCAAGTAGGGCAGCTGTACTCTGTGGCCGAGGCCAGCAAGAATgagacaggaggaggagagggcaTTGAAGTGCTGAAGAATGAGCCGTACGAGAAGGAAGGGGAGAAGGGACAATATACACACAAAATCTATCATCTAAAGAG TAAAGTTCCTGGCTATGTGAAGATGATCGCACCAGAGGGAGCATTAGTTTTTCACGAAAAAGCTTGGAATGCTTACCCCTACTGTCGCACTA TTGTGACG AATGAGTACATGAAAGACGACTTTATGATAAAGATCGAGACGTGGCACAAACCCGACATGGGAACAGTAGAAAAC GTCCATGACCTGGATGAGGAGACATGGAGGACCGTGGACGTGGTGCGCATAGATATTGCAAACAAAGACGAAGTGTCGCCAGGG GACTACAAGCCAGAAGAAGATCCTGCCCTTTTCCACTCTGCCAAGACAGGCAGAGGACCTCTAGGTCCCGATTGGAAG AACGAGCTGAAGCCAGATTGTCCTTACATGTGTGCATATAAACTGGTCACTGTCAAGTTCCGATGGTGGGGTCTGCAGACCAAAGTGGAAAACTTCATCCACAGG caAGAAAAGCGAATTTTCACCAACTTCCACCGTCAGCTGTTCTGCTGGATTGACAAATGGGTGGGTTTGACCATGGAGGACATCCGGCGGATGGAGGAGGAAACCCAGAAAGAGCTAGAGGAG ATGCGTCAGAAAGGTGATGTGCGAGGCACCACTGCAACAGACGAGTAG